A DNA window from Hydra vulgaris chromosome 13, alternate assembly HydraT2T_AEP contains the following coding sequences:
- the LOC100200596 gene encoding actin-related protein 10 isoform X2 — MALMDLISLGADKQAVIFDIGAAFTKIGFAGEFSPRHIIRSEIKTMIKGDLVTSKLFKDNNNIDCNELREFFHMIYFKYLLVNPKERRVVICDSILKSINVRNLIAQVLFKDFEIISLCFISSHLLAVFSLGLKTGLVIDCGYTETTVVPIFEELPILSAMEYINLAGKTVHQHINDQILKNGIVESNGTEKLANSVITSIDEVVLEDIKTQCCFVGRFSSNLIAVPVKYYINGGLVLNVSGKLRACSLDILFQGNDDDQSITTTILDAILKCPIDCRKLLAENIVVVGGTCMSTGFLPRLYSELNHLITTEPYKDKLFLKKFVFHKTAIPENCSVWLGGAMFSALELLAEQSISREAYQLNPKIPDWSSILSVSKEDLSKSHSEKYKWEGFRKTLPLSNPKFLPVSYSSELIKKDFSFVK, encoded by the coding sequence atggctTTAATGGACCTTATTAGCTTAGGAGCTGATAAACAAGCTGTTATATTTGATATTGGTGCAGCATTTACAAAAATTGGATTTGCTGGAGAATTTAGCCCTCGCCATATAATTCGATCTGAGATAAAAACAATGATTAAAGGTGACCTAGTgacttctaaattatttaaagacaaTAACAATATTGATTGTAATGAACTTCGTGAATTTTTCCACatgatttactttaaatatttacttgtCAACCCAAAAGAGCGAAGAGTTGTTATTTGTGATTCcattttgaaatcaattaaTGTCAGAAACCTGATTGCCCAAgtgttatttaaagattttgaaattatatctttatgttttatatcTAGTCATTTATTAGCGGTATTTTCGCTTGGACTTAAAACTGGTCTTGTAATTGACTGTGGTTATACAGAAACCACTGTTGTTCCAATTTTTGAGGAATTGCCTATATTATCTGCTATGGAATATATAAATCTTGCTGGCAAGACTGTGCATCAACATATCAATgaccagattttaaaaaatggaattgtTGAATCAAATGGTACTGAAAAGCTTGCAAATTCTGTTATAACTTCGATTGATGAGGTTGTTCTAGAGGACATAAAAACTCAGTGCTGTTTTGTTGGTCgattttcatcaaatttaattgCAGTTcctgttaaatattatataaatggaGGCCTGGTTTTAAATGTTAGTGGAAAGCTGCGTGCTTGTTCCCTTGATATATTGTTTCAAGGGAATGATGACGACCAGTCCATTACAACAACAATTTTAGATGCAATTCTAAAATGTCCGATTGACTGTCGTAAACTGTTAGCTGAAAATATTGTAGTTGTTGGGGGTACTTGTATGTCAACAGGTTTTCTGCCTCGATTGTATTCTGAGTTGAATCATTTAATTACTACAGAACcttataaagataaattatttttaaaaaaatttgttttccaCAAAACTGCGATTCCAGAAAATTGCAGTGTCTGGTTGGGTGGCGCCATGTTTAGTGCTCTTGAATTACTTGCAGAGCAATCCATTAGTCGAGAAGCTTATCAATTAAATCCGAAAATTCCTGACTGGTCTTCTATCTTATCAGTCAGTAAAGAAGACCTTTCAAAATCACATAGTGAGAAGTATAAATGGGAAGGCTTTAGAAAAACACTACCATTATCCAATCCAAAATTTTTACCAGTCTCATATAGTTCAGAGttgattaaaaaagatttcagttttgttaaataa